The Stenotrophomonas maltophilia sequence AGCTGGTCGTTGGGCTGCACATAGTCGTTGAACACGCGCACGTCCAGGTCCACGCCTTCCTGCTTGAGGATCGGTTTGACCACCTCGAGGATCTCGGCGTGCGGCACGGCCGTGGCAGCCACCACCAGCTTCTGCGAGGGTTCACCGGACTTGCCACAGGCGGTCAGGGCCAGCGCAGCGGCAAGCAGGGGCAGCAACAGGGTCTTCTTCATGGGCAGGGGGGTTCTCGGGGGGAGTGTCAGGATTTTTCGTAGTTGCTCAGGGCCAGCTCGAGCAGCGCCTTGGCCTGCTCGCGCAGCATCACCGGCTCGACGATCTCGGCATCCGAGCCGTAGTGCAGCACGTCCATCAGCAGCTCGCGGGAGACGCTGTACGGCACCTTCAGTTCATAGCGGCCATCGGCCAGGAAGCGGCCCTGCTGCTTGGAGTGCCAGTGCTCGTCGGCCACCCAGCGCGCGGCCTTGGCACTGAACAGGATGGTCGCCCAGCCCTTCGGCGCACCGGAGAAGATGCCGTAGCTGGCACCCAGCTGCTCGTCCAGCTCGCTGTCGGCCACGTCGCGGGCAGTGCTGTCGACCACGCGCGCCTTGTGGATGCGGTCCACGGCGAAGCTGCGCAGGGCTTCGCGATCATGGTCCCAGGCATCCAGGTACCAGTTGTCGCGGTAATGGGTCAGGCGCTGCGGCGAGACGGTGCGCTTGGTCGGCTCGTCGGTGGAACGGGCACGGTACTCGAACGCCAGCTGGCGGCGCTCCAGCACCGCCGAGGCTACGCTGCGGAAGCTGCCTTCATCGAACTTGCGGCCGCGGTGCGGGATTACCCGCACACGGTCCACCGGCCAGTTGGAGACACCGGCCTGGGCAGCCAGCAGGCTCTCGATACGCTGCTGCAGCGGCGCCAGCACCGAGGACAGCACGCCTCCGCCGGTCCGCGCCAGCAGGTGCTGCGAGGCCAGCAGGGCATGCAGCTCCTCCGAGCTGAGCCACAAGCCGGGCAGCTCGAAGCGGTCACTCTCGTCGGCCTGGTAGCGGAAGCCGGCCTCGCCGTCGCCCTCGATCGGTGCCATCAGCGCATCGCGCAGGAAGGCCAGGTCGCGGTAGACGGTGGCACGGGAACAACCGAGCTTGTCCTGCAGGGTCGCCACCGTCACCGGATAGCGTGCGGACTTGAGCAGACGATGCAGGGCGGTGATGCGTTCGTATCGGTCCATACCCCCGATTATGTCCGAGTCGCGGGTCTTGTGTGGGACGTTTGGGCTATCGTGGTCGCCCCCACCCCTCTGGAACACCCGATGCGCCGGTTGCCTGCCCTGTCCCTGCTGGCCTGCCTGCTGCTGGCCGCCTGTGATCGCGCGCCCGCGCCGGCCAGCACCGAAGCGCCCGTGCCGGCAGCGGATCCGGCGCAGGCGGTGCTGGGCGCCAGCCAGCGCTTCTCGGCCCTGCGCAGCTTCCACGCCGAACTGGAGGTGCTGGGCGCACCGCAGCCGGTGCGCAGCGCCATGGACTTCGTCGCCCCCGACCGCTTCCGGGTGCAGACCCCGGCCGGTCCGCAGACGATCATCGGCGACACCATGTTCCTGCAGGCCGACGACGCGATCCGCCAGGTTCCCACTCCGCCGGGCCTGCTCGAGCAATGGCGCAACCCGCTGCCGGCCGATGCCCTGCCCGCCGACCTGCAGGCCGAAGACCTGGGCAGCCAGTCGCTGGACGGGGTCGAGACGCGTCACTACCGCCTGCGTGGCGCGCAGCCCGGCGAACGCCTGGAGTACTGGGTGGACGCGCAGGGCCTGCCGCGGCAGATCGTCCGCAGCGGCAGCAGCAATGGCCGCAGCTTCCAGCTGCGACTGCGCTATTCGCGCTTCAATGACCCGGCATTGCGCGTCGATCTGCCCTGAATAGGCGATCGCGGCAACGTCTGCTGAAGAAACCGTTTGGATCGATTCGGACCGCCATCACGCTTCCAGTATCATCACCGGCTGTCAACCGCTTCGGAGAAGCCCCGATGTCCCTGCGCGTGTCCCTGCTGATCCCCCTGCTGCTGTGCGCACCGCTCGCGTATGCGCAGGATGCCTCCGAACTGGCGGCGATGTCCTCGCCGTGGAGCGGCAGTGGCGGCGAGCTCGGCTTCGCTTCGGCACGCGGCAACAGCAGCACCGAAAGCTTCAACGGCCGCCTGCGCCTGCGCTACACCGATGGCGACTGGGTGCACAGCATGGACCTGGCCGGCCTGCGTTCCAGCTCCAAGGTGATCGAGACCCGCGACGACGGCTCCACCAGCCGCCGCAACAACACCACCGCCAACCGCTACACCGGCAGTGCCGGCAGCGCGCTGCAGCTGGGCGAGCACCGCCAGCTGACGGCCACGGTGCGTACCGAGCGCGATGACTTCGCCACCTACGACCGCCAGAGCTCGTTCGGCCTGGGTTACGGCACCCGCCTGTGGAACACCGAGCGTTTCTCGTTCGACGCGCAGATCGGCCCCGGTGTGCGCCGCACCCACAGCACCGAGGACGACCGCACCCGCACCGGCATGATCGGACGCGGCCTGTTCGACATGAAGTACTCGCTGACCGACAACACCGACCTGGTCAACACCCTGCTGGTCGAATCGGGTTCCTACAACACCTTCGGCCAGAACGACTTCGGTGTTTCGGTGAGCATGAACGAACATCTGGCGCTGAAGGCCGGCTGGCAGGCGCGTTACAACAGTGACGTGGCCGAGGACAAGCGCAAGACCGATACGCTGACCACGATGAACGTGGTCTACAAATTCAAGTAAGCGGAACGGGCGCCAAGGGCGCCCGTTCTTCTTCCGGTAGTGCCGGCCGCTGGCCGGCACTACCTGATGGCTCAGACGTTCAGCAGTTCGCTGGCGCCATCATCCAGCAGCATCTTCGCCACGCGCTGACCCAGCGCTTCCGGGTCACCGGCAGGGCCCACCGCCTCAGCACGCACGGCACGGCCGTCGCTGGCGCTGCCAACCAGCCCCTGCAGGTGCAGATCATCCCCCTGCCACTGCGCGATGGCCGCCACCGGCACGTGGCAGCTGCCATGCAGCGCGCGGTTCATTGCCCGCTCGGCCTCCACGCAGGCACGCGTGGCCGCGTCATCAAGCGGGGCGAACAACGCCATCAGGCGCGTATTGCCACCGTCGCACTCCACCGCCACCGCCCCCTGTGCCGGGGCCGGCAACCACTGCGGCGGCTGCAGGCGCGCGACGATGCGCTCGCCCAGGCCCAGCCGCTCCAGCCCGGCTACCGCCAGCACGATGGCGTCGTAGCCACCGTTGTCGAGCTTGGCCAGGCGGGTGTTGACGTTGCCGCGCAGGTCCAGCAGTTCCAGGTCCGGTCGCAGCGCGCGCAGCTGGGCCTGTCGACGCAGCGACGAGGTACCGACCCGTGCCCCGATCGGCAGCGCGTCCAGCGAGGCGTACAGATTGGAGACGAAGCCATCGGCGGGATCGTGGCGGGTCAGCATCGCCGGCAACGCGAACGGCGCATCCAGTTCCATCGGCACATCTTTCAGCGAATGCACGGCGCAGTCGGCCTCGCCACGCAGCATGGCCAGCTCCAGTTCCTTCAGGAACAGGCCCTTGCCACCGATGGCGGCGAGCGAGCGGTCGAGCACTTCGTCGCCGCGGGTGCTCATCGGCACCAGTTCCACATGCAGGCCGGGGTGGGCCTGGCGCAGGCGGTCGGCGACGTGTTCGCTCTGCCAGAGGGCGAGCGGGCTCTTGCGGGTGGCGATGCGGACGGTTTCCATCCGGTCATTATCGCGCCTTCGGCGCAGATACGGCCAACGGCGGAGCCCCTCGTGCCTGGTGCTATCAAAGCAGAAGCCGTGCTTGGCCGGGGCGGTGGGGTCATGCGGGGACGCCGTGAACCCATCCCTGGGGGCTTGGCCGCGGCATCCATGCCGCGGACACCCCGCATGACCCCACCGCCCCGGCCTTTGACAGTTTCCGTGTGCGTCAGCCACGGAAGATCAAAAGAAAAGCAGAGCAAGAGCGGGTCGCTTCGCTCGGAGTCGAGCATGGCTCGACTCTACATTTCTCCACTCCGATAACACCAACGCTTTTGCTGTCCGTCGCGGTGGACAACGAGAGGGTTGGGCCGGGACGGGGTGGCGGGACCGTTGGCGCCATGGGCCCGAGGCATGCCTCGGGCGGGTTGGGCAGGACGCCCAACCCCGGTCTTGCCGTGTGCGCAGGACAGCGCACACGAGCAAGGCGCCATCGAGCTTACAGGGATGTACTTGCAGCGTGTCCCGCCACCCCACCTCGGCCCGACCCAGTACGTAGCACCAACGAGCCGACCAACCGGCTGTTGCTGTTGCTTTCGACGTTGCTCGTAAGCAGTCGCGGCCGCAGGCCGCGCGGAACCACTCACAGATGCCGCAGTTCCTGCTTCAGCGTCGCCACGCAGCGGCGGCTGACTTCCAGCGGCTGCTTGCCATGCCGCAGTACCGCCTGCACCTGCCCGCCAGTACCACGGCGCAGCTCCACCAGCTCGTGGCGTGCCACCAGGCAGTTGCGATGGATGCGGATGAAACGGCTGGCGAACTCCTCCTCCAGCGATTTCAGCGACTCCTCGATCAGGTCTTCGCCACGCGCATGGTGCACCACCACGTACTTCTCTTCGGCCTGCAGGTAGTGGATGTCATCCAGCGGGATCAGCCGCAGGCTGCCACGCAGGCGTGCGCACAGCATGCTGCGGGCCTGCTGCCCGCCGCTGCCCTGCGGCTGGCCATCGCGGCCGGCCAGGAAGGTGCGGGCACGTGCGATCGCTGCGGCCAGGCGTTCGGCGCGGACCGGCTTCATCAGGTAATCGATGGCGGCCGCCTCGAACGCCGACAAGGCGTGCGCGTCGTAAGCGGTGCAGAACACCACCGCAGGCCGCGGCTCGAAGCTGGCCAGATGGCGCGCCGCCTCCAGGCCGTCCAGCCCGGGCATCGCGATGTCCAGCAGGACCAGGTCCGGCTGCAGCTCCGCGCACGCATGCAGGGCCTGCTCGCCGTTGCCGGCCTCGGCCACCACATCCACGCCGTCCTGCGCCGCCAGCAGGCTGCGCAGGCGCTCGCGCGCCAGCGGTTCGTCATCGGCGATGACTACCCTCACGATCATCCCCTCACTGGATCGGCACTGTCACCTGGCAGGCATAGTAGCCCTCGCTCCAGCCAGCCGTCATCCGCGCGGCGCTGCCGAAGCGCCAGGCAAGCCGATGACCGATGCTGTGCTGGGCATGGCCGGCACCACGCGCCAGCGCCAACCCCGGCGTCTGCGGATCGGGCGCGGGATTGCGCACGCGGATCTGAAGGTCACTGCCTTCGCGCACCAGCTGCAATTCGATGGTGCCGCCCTCGGGCAGGCGTGAAATGCCATGCAGCACTGCGTTTTCCACCAGCGGCTGCAGTACCAGCCTCGGCAGTGGCAGGTCCCACGGCAGCGGCTCATCGCGTTGCCAGCGCACCTGCAGTCGCTCGCCGAGGCGCAGCGACTCTATCGACAGATAACGCTCGGCCAGCTCGCATTCGTCACGCAGGGTGGAGTCACCCTCGCCCGCGCCCAGGGCAGCACGGAACAGATCGGACAGATCCAGCACCGCGCGTTCGGCCACCGCCGGATCGCGATGCAGCAGGCTGGCGATCAGGTTCATGCTGTTGAACAGGAAGTGCGGGCGGATCCGCGCCTGCAGCGCGTCGGCCTGGGCACGCGCGTTGGCCTGCACCTGCGCGGCCCAGCGATCGCTCACATAGAAGTAGCGCAGGGCCAGCGCGACGATCAGTGCCGTGGTTGCCGCACTGCCGAGGGTAAAGCGCCAGAAGCTGATGCCGCGGGCGAAGTTGTCGCCCAGTACCGCGTACAGCGCATGCACGATGCCGGCACAGATCACCGCGATCACGGTCGCCAGCACGAGCGCCGCGACAGCGCCCAGCGCCTGCGGCAGCCTCGACAGTGCCTGCCGCAGCAGGCACAGGCTGGCGGTGACCGCCAGCGCCAGCCATAGCGCGAAGCCGCTGGCCGACAGCAGCTCGCCGAAGGTCCAGTGGCGGCTGCCATCGGGCGCCAACGCCAGCACCACCACCACCAGCTCGGCCAGGCCGAGCATCGCCGCCAGCCGCGGCAGGCGGCACAGTTCCGGCATCCACGGCGATGTGCTGGCCGGCGGCATGGCTCAGGCGGCGCCCAGACGTTCCTGCAGCCAGTCACCCAGTGCCTGGATCTCTTCGGCGCAGACCTGGTGGGCCATCGGATAGCTGTGCCACTCCACCTCCAGGCCCAGCGCCTGCAGGGCCTGCGCGCTGTGTGCGGCCACCGCCTGCGGAATCACCGGGTCGCTGCTGCCATGGGCCATGAACAGCGGCACCTGCACGGCACCATCAACGCGCTGGGCGCTCTCGGCTTCGGGCAGGTAGGTGGACAGTGCAATCAGGCCGGCCAGCGGCGCGGTGCGCGACAGTGCAGCGGTGAGGATGATTGCCCCGCCCTGCGAGAAGCCCGCCAGGAAGATCTTCTCCGGCGCGATGCCGCGCTCGATCTCGCGTGCGATCAGTGCATCCAGCTGCACCACCGACTCCTGCACGCCGGCCATGTCGGCGCGCGAGCGGAAGTCCATGCCGACGATGTCGTACCAGCCGCGCATCGGCACGCCGTTGTTGATCGTGATCGGCCGCACCGGTGCGTGCGGGAACACAAAGCGCAGCGCCGGCCAGTGCGGACGCACCAGCTCCGGCACGATCGGCGCGAAGTCGTGGCCGTCGGCGCCAAGCCCGTGCAGCCAGATCACCGACCACTGCGGCGAGGCGCCGGTCTCCTGTTCCACCGTTTGCAGCATGATGCGGCTCCTTCAAGTTCGAGCCGCATTATGCCGCTGGTGCAGGGCCATCAGTACAGCGGCGGTTGCTCGGCTGCTTCCCGGCGCAGCTGCGCGGCGCGTACCAGTACCGGCGGCGGGATGTTCTCCTCGGGAATATCAAGCAGGCCGAGGCGATGCAGGAAGGCGCCCGGGCCGCGCGAAGACGTCAGCGCCACCACCGGTACCGCCAGCACCATGCCGATCACCACCGGTGCCATCCACGCCGCCAGCGACGGCGATACCGCCCAGGCCAGCAGGCCCATGAAGGCACCGAACACGCCCAGCCCGCCGTAGCCGCGGATCAGGGCCATCCACGAGATGCCACCATCGTCACGCTGCTGTGCGTCCCAGCCGGAATCGCGGCCGGAAAGCACTTCGGCCACGCCGCGCGACTGCACGTACATCACCACCGGCGCCATCAGCGCGGCCAGCACGGTCTCCACCAGCATCGACACGAACGCACGGATCGCGCCGCCGCAGCCGCGGCGGTCGACCGGGTCCAGCAGCATCGCCAGGTAGCCCAGTACCTTGGGCAGCAGCAGCACCGCCATGGTGGCGGCGAACAGGCGTACCACCTGCTCCTCATCCTGGGCACGCCAGTACACGCTGGGCGACAGGTGCAACAAAGCGTTGAAGTCGATGCCTTCCTGGAACAGTGGAATGGCGATGCCGATCAGCATCAGCATCGCCCACATCGGCGCGGTGAAGTAGTGGCCGATGCCGATCAGCATGTGCGTGCGGCTGATCCAGTGCAGGCCGCGGCTGCCGACCACCTTGCCATGCTGCAGGTTGCCCTGGCACCAGCGGCGGTCGCGCACCAGCAGGTCGGTCAGCGTCGGCGGGCCTTCTTCATAGCTGCCGCCCAGGTACGGCACCATGTGCGCAGCCCATCCGCCACGGCGCATCAGCGCCGCTTCGACGAAGTCGTGGCTGAGAACGTGGCCGCCGAACGGCTTGCGCCCCGGCAGCGCCGGCAGGCCGGCGTGGTCGGCGAAGGCACGGGTGCGGATGATCGCGTTGCGGCCCCAGTAGTTGCTCTCGGCGCCATGCCACCAGGCCACGCCACGGGCGATCACCGGGCCGTACACGCGACCGCCGAACTGCTGCATGCGGGCGAACAGGGTGCGGCCACCGATCACCGATGGCAGGGTCTGGATCAGGCCGACATCGGCGTTGTGTTCCATGCCGGCCACCAGGCGCACGATGCTGTCGCCGGTCATCAGGCTGTCGGCGTCCAGGATCAGCATCTGCGGGTAGGCGCCGCCGAAGCGGCGCACCCAGTCGGCGATGTTGCCGGCCTTGCGCCCGCTGTTGTCGCCACGGCGGCGGTAGAACAGGCGCGTCTGCCCGTCCTGCACGCGGTCGCGCAGTTCGGCGAATACCTGCTCCTCGGCACGTGCGATGTCCTCGCGCCGGGTATCGCTGAGCACGAAGAAGTCGAAGCGTTCGAGCTGGCCGGTGGCGGCCACCGATTCGTAGATCGCCTGCAGGCCCGCCAGCAGTCGGCGCGGATCCTCGTTGTAGGTCGGCATCAGCAGCGCGGTGCGGCTGTGCACGGTCGGCAGCGGCTTGTCCGGGTCGATGCCGAGGCGATAGCCGCGGTCGAACACGGCGGTCAGGAAGCCAGCAACGGCGCTGGCAAAGGACAGCGCGATCCAGGCGAACAGGCCGACGAACAGCACCAGCAGGCAGGCTTCCAGCACGCTGATGCCATTGGCCGACAGCACCCGCCACATCATGCGGGTGGCGATGGCGGTCATGGCCAGGGTGCCGCCGAAGATGTAGAACCGGCGCAGGCCGATCAGGCGTGGCGAGGTACGGTGCCGACGGACCTTCAGCGCGCCTTCGCGCAGGGTCTGTTCGGGCATCGGCAGCGGTGATTCGGCGGGCAGCAGCGCCCAGCCGGCGTCGAGCCGGGGCGCATCCGCTTCCGCGTGGATGGTTTGACCCCCCATCACCGCTTACTCCCCACGGTCGGCATGGCCGGCCGTCCCGGCCGGGCTGCATGCGCGAAGGTTCCCGGCGCGCCTTCCCGGCGCCCGCACTTGTCCTGGCTGTGCCGGCCCTTGGCCGCACAGTCGCTGTCTATAACTACCGGAACCCACACGATCTCCAACGGGGCGGAATCGAAAATGCGGCCCAGTCTAGGGCGCCGGATGTAAGCCGAGTGCGAAGGTCTACGCCGGGATTTATCCCCATTCAGCAAACAGCAGGCGATGGCGGGCCGTGCAGCGGGATGTCGCTTCGTGGCGCCTGGTGCTGGATCGTAACAAACGCGAACGGTTATCATTTCATTAACCAGGCAGGTCACCGTCTTCCGTACGGCCGAGACCCACCCAGCTGCGCCGGCCCGAACCGCGCGCCTTACGACCCATGGAAGGGGGGCCTGCCTGCTTGTCTGCGTGCGCCCGTTGCTTCCATCCGGCCCCCCCCCTCATCCGATGGAAGCCGTCATGTCCCAGCTGTTCCGTTCCCGTTCCGCGCGCCTGCCGCGCACCCGCCTGGCCAGTGCCCTGGCCACCGCCTGCCTGCTGGCCCTGCCCTGCCTTGCCGCCGCAGAGGCCAGCGCCGATGCCTCCACCAAGGATCTGGATACCGTGGTGGTCACCGCCTCGGGCAACCAGCAATGGATCAAGGATGCCCCGGCCAGCATCAGCGTGATCAGCCGGGAGGACATCGCGCGCCAGCCGGTCCACGACCTGGCCACCCTGCTCAGCCGCGTGCCGGGCGTGACCGGCGGCCTCAGCGCCGTCGGCGAGCAATCCAAGATCAAGCTGCGCGGCATGCCGTCCAACTACACGCTGGTGCTGGTGGACGGCAAGCGCATGGGCAGCTCGGCATCGACCAACTACCGGCCGGACCTGGGCCGCCAGGATCTGAACTGGATTTCGCCCGACCAGATCGAGCGCATCGAAGT is a genomic window containing:
- a CDS encoding DUF481 domain-containing protein — translated: MSLRVSLLIPLLLCAPLAYAQDASELAAMSSPWSGSGGELGFASARGNSSTESFNGRLRLRYTDGDWVHSMDLAGLRSSSKVIETRDDGSTSRRNNTTANRYTGSAGSALQLGEHRQLTATVRTERDDFATYDRQSSFGLGYGTRLWNTERFSFDAQIGPGVRRTHSTEDDRTRTGMIGRGLFDMKYSLTDNTDLVNTLLVESGSYNTFGQNDFGVSVSMNEHLALKAGWQARYNSDVAEDKRKTDTLTTMNVVYKFK
- the hemC gene encoding hydroxymethylbilane synthase, yielding METVRIATRKSPLALWQSEHVADRLRQAHPGLHVELVPMSTRGDEVLDRSLAAIGGKGLFLKELELAMLRGEADCAVHSLKDVPMELDAPFALPAMLTRHDPADGFVSNLYASLDALPIGARVGTSSLRRQAQLRALRPDLELLDLRGNVNTRLAKLDNGGYDAIVLAVAGLERLGLGERIVARLQPPQWLPAPAQGAVAVECDGGNTRLMALFAPLDDAATRACVEAERAMNRALHGSCHVPVAAIAQWQGDDLHLQGLVGSASDGRAVRAEAVGPAGDPEALGQRVAKMLLDDGASELLNV
- a CDS encoding helix-turn-helix transcriptional regulator — its product is MDRYERITALHRLLKSARYPVTVATLQDKLGCSRATVYRDLAFLRDALMAPIEGDGEAGFRYQADESDRFELPGLWLSSEELHALLASQHLLARTGGGVLSSVLAPLQQRIESLLAAQAGVSNWPVDRVRVIPHRGRKFDEGSFRSVASAVLERRQLAFEYRARSTDEPTKRTVSPQRLTHYRDNWYLDAWDHDREALRSFAVDRIHKARVVDSTARDVADSELDEQLGASYGIFSGAPKGWATILFSAKAARWVADEHWHSKQQGRFLADGRYELKVPYSVSRELLMDVLHYGSDAEIVEPVMLREQAKALLELALSNYEKS
- a CDS encoding sensor histidine kinase produces the protein MPPASTSPWMPELCRLPRLAAMLGLAELVVVVLALAPDGSRHWTFGELLSASGFALWLALAVTASLCLLRQALSRLPQALGAVAALVLATVIAVICAGIVHALYAVLGDNFARGISFWRFTLGSAATTALIVALALRYFYVSDRWAAQVQANARAQADALQARIRPHFLFNSMNLIASLLHRDPAVAERAVLDLSDLFRAALGAGEGDSTLRDECELAERYLSIESLRLGERLQVRWQRDEPLPWDLPLPRLVLQPLVENAVLHGISRLPEGGTIELQLVREGSDLQIRVRNPAPDPQTPGLALARGAGHAQHSIGHRLAWRFGSAARMTAGWSEGYYACQVTVPIQ
- a CDS encoding LytR/AlgR family response regulator transcription factor; translated protein: MIVRVVIADDEPLARERLRSLLAAQDGVDVVAEAGNGEQALHACAELQPDLVLLDIAMPGLDGLEAARHLASFEPRPAVVFCTAYDAHALSAFEAAAIDYLMKPVRAERLAAAIARARTFLAGRDGQPQGSGGQQARSMLCARLRGSLRLIPLDDIHYLQAEEKYVVVHHARGEDLIEESLKSLEEEFASRFIRIHRNCLVARHELVELRRGTGGQVQAVLRHGKQPLEVSRRCVATLKQELRHL
- a CDS encoding LolA family protein — translated: MRRLPALSLLACLLLAACDRAPAPASTEAPVPAADPAQAVLGASQRFSALRSFHAELEVLGAPQPVRSAMDFVAPDRFRVQTPAGPQTIIGDTMFLQADDAIRQVPTPPGLLEQWRNPLPADALPADLQAEDLGSQSLDGVETRHYRLRGAQPGERLEYWVDAQGLPRQIVRSGSSNGRSFQLRLRYSRFNDPALRVDLP
- a CDS encoding alpha/beta hydrolase; translated protein: MLQTVEQETGASPQWSVIWLHGLGADGHDFAPIVPELVRPHWPALRFVFPHAPVRPITINNGVPMRGWYDIVGMDFRSRADMAGVQESVVQLDALIAREIERGIAPEKIFLAGFSQGGAIILTAALSRTAPLAGLIALSTYLPEAESAQRVDGAVQVPLFMAHGSSDPVIPQAVAAHSAQALQALGLEVEWHSYPMAHQVCAEEIQALGDWLQERLGAA
- the mdoH gene encoding glucans biosynthesis glucosyltransferase MdoH, which encodes MGGQTIHAEADAPRLDAGWALLPAESPLPMPEQTLREGALKVRRHRTSPRLIGLRRFYIFGGTLAMTAIATRMMWRVLSANGISVLEACLLVLFVGLFAWIALSFASAVAGFLTAVFDRGYRLGIDPDKPLPTVHSRTALLMPTYNEDPRRLLAGLQAIYESVAATGQLERFDFFVLSDTRREDIARAEEQVFAELRDRVQDGQTRLFYRRRGDNSGRKAGNIADWVRRFGGAYPQMLILDADSLMTGDSIVRLVAGMEHNADVGLIQTLPSVIGGRTLFARMQQFGGRVYGPVIARGVAWWHGAESNYWGRNAIIRTRAFADHAGLPALPGRKPFGGHVLSHDFVEAALMRRGGWAAHMVPYLGGSYEEGPPTLTDLLVRDRRWCQGNLQHGKVVGSRGLHWISRTHMLIGIGHYFTAPMWAMLMLIGIAIPLFQEGIDFNALLHLSPSVYWRAQDEEQVVRLFAATMAVLLLPKVLGYLAMLLDPVDRRGCGGAIRAFVSMLVETVLAALMAPVVMYVQSRGVAEVLSGRDSGWDAQQRDDGGISWMALIRGYGGLGVFGAFMGLLAWAVSPSLAAWMAPVVIGMVLAVPVVALTSSRGPGAFLHRLGLLDIPEENIPPPVLVRAAQLRREAAEQPPLY